From Candidatus Omnitrophota bacterium, the proteins below share one genomic window:
- a CDS encoding HAMP domain-containing sensor histidine kinase codes for MEKKKDNKRNEYKVVMSDLGTSPFRTIRIAFALMAVIPLLVVFYVIVGKNFLYRIFLGNDGLAVSIAIIVSLIGLSYAYELVNRLTEKLLKYAAERKTADSEKTELLMAVTHDLKTPIAAIKLGIQNLMDGIGGTLTKLQGDIAKSCLNAIESVSKFIEEVANFSKTGLMRMHMKRELIDLSNLITKEVDSIKRIAQQNELQIEFKQLTDNASLWADENKISRVVTNLLSNAVKYTPRGGRIETVVSSDENTVKFSVINTGPGIPSSELDKVFKKYERLAMHSDIAGVGIGLSIVKDIVDLHQGRITVKSEPNKETEFSVILPRDLRMRGGVVNAKK; via the coding sequence ATGGAAAAGAAGAAAGATAATAAACGTAATGAATACAAAGTTGTAATGTCGGATTTAGGGACGAGCCCCTTTCGCACTATAAGAATCGCTTTCGCGCTTATGGCGGTGATACCGCTTCTGGTAGTGTTTTATGTTATAGTAGGCAAGAACTTTCTTTACAGGATCTTTCTCGGGAATGACGGCCTTGCCGTATCTATCGCTATAATAGTGTCCCTGATAGGGCTTTCTTACGCGTATGAACTTGTGAACAGGCTGACGGAGAAATTGCTGAAATATGCCGCCGAAAGAAAAACGGCCGATAGTGAAAAGACGGAGTTATTGATGGCCGTTACGCACGACCTTAAGACACCGATTGCCGCGATAAAATTGGGTATACAGAATTTGATGGATGGCATCGGAGGCACGCTTACCAAGCTTCAGGGTGATATAGCGAAGAGCTGCTTAAACGCAATCGAAAGCGTGTCAAAATTTATAGAGGAAGTGGCAAATTTTTCCAAGACGGGCCTGATGAGAATGCATATGAAGCGGGAGTTGATAGATTTGAGCAACCTTATAACAAAAGAGGTCGATAGCATAAAGAGGATAGCCCAGCAGAATGAACTGCAGATAGAATTTAAACAACTCACCGATAACGCGAGCCTTTGGGCGGATGAAAATAAAATATCCAGAGTCGTGACGAATCTTTTATCAAACGCGGTTAAATATACCCCCAGAGGCGGCAGGATAGAGACGGTAGTTTCATCAGATGAGAATACGGTTAAGTTTTCGGTTATAAATACCGGCCCCGGCATTCCTTCGAGTGAGCTGGATAAAGTATTCAAAAAATACGAAAGACTTGCGATGCATTCCGATATAGCCGGCGTGGGGATTGGACTTTCTATAGTCAAAGATATTGTTGACTTGCACCAGGGCCGCATAACGGTAAAGAGCGAGCCCAATAAAGAAACGGAATTCAGTGTAATATTACCGCGCGACTTAAGGATGCGCGGCGGAGTAGTGAACGCTAAGAAATAA
- a CDS encoding response regulator yields the protein MANAKILIVDDKDTKRAIYREMLERDGYTVVEARDGEEGIKKAMTESPDVIITDIVMPRIDGFKMIETIKTNEIMRYIPVICVSATYKDIESKLKVLTEIGAEEYFYIPENIEELLIKVKVMLRIRKIYLELLEKNNQLKIFNASAVNRELKMIELKDKVKKLEEELSKYKK from the coding sequence ATGGCAAATGCCAAGATACTTATAGTGGATGATAAGGATACAAAGCGCGCCATCTATAGGGAGATGTTGGAGAGGGATGGTTATACTGTCGTAGAAGCGCGCGATGGCGAAGAGGGTATAAAAAAAGCTATGACGGAATCTCCGGATGTTATAATAACGGACATCGTAATGCCCAGGATAGATGGGTTTAAAATGATAGAAACCATAAAAACCAACGAGATTATGCGGTATATCCCGGTAATATGCGTCTCCGCGACTTATAAGGATATCGAAAGTAAACTTAAGGTACTGACCGAGATCGGCGCGGAAGAATATTTTTATATACCGGAGAATATAGAGGAGCTCTTGATAAAGGTCAAAGTTATGTTGCGTATCAGGAAGATATACCTGGAGCTGCTCGAAAAGAATAACCAGCTCAAAATATTCAACGCTTCAGCCGTCAACCGCGAATTAAAAATGATCGAGCTTAAAGACAAAGTGAAAAAACTTGAAGAAGAGTTGTCGAAATATAAAAAATGA
- a CDS encoding HAMP domain-containing sensor histidine kinase, whose amino-acid sequence MTRKFPVIILSLALLVIIGYVDYKIDPTLSLLIFYLIPVFIAAWFAGTFAAVFMLVLSLVAWVTDVCRFFGVCTLPAVPYWDISLDFILCGVFIYGIRLIKILLEKIRVKNKQLQELDERKSAFVSHVSHEFKNPLFVIKEALDLVMEEKGSSLSDKQKELLGYAMKDTKRLTRLVTDLLDLARIESGHVELKKEKIDIASLADEIIDSRRPEYSKKNIVIIKHMDQNAGFVYADSDKLTEVIINILDNAIKYSPNGSEITIHLRGNADEIYFEISDKGPGITKENCEKVFDKFERIITGNQEGTGLGLAIAKDIINLHNGKIWVESVPGSGSKFIFTLPRGRQ is encoded by the coding sequence ATGACCAGAAAATTTCCAGTCATCATCCTTTCTCTCGCGCTATTAGTCATTATTGGCTATGTCGATTATAAAATAGACCCCACGCTTTCACTACTCATATTTTATCTGATCCCAGTCTTTATCGCGGCATGGTTTGCGGGGACATTCGCGGCCGTTTTCATGCTGGTATTAAGCCTCGTAGCGTGGGTTACGGATGTATGCCGGTTTTTTGGTGTGTGCACCCTGCCCGCTGTACCCTATTGGGATATATCGCTTGACTTTATTCTTTGCGGTGTTTTTATTTATGGCATAAGGCTGATAAAAATACTCCTTGAAAAAATACGCGTAAAGAATAAACAGTTACAGGAGCTTGACGAACGCAAGTCCGCGTTCGTCTCGCACGTGTCGCACGAGTTTAAAAATCCATTGTTTGTCATTAAAGAGGCGCTGGACCTGGTAATGGAAGAGAAGGGCAGTTCGCTTAGTGATAAGCAAAAGGAGTTGTTAGGTTACGCGATGAAGGATACTAAAAGGCTCACCCGCCTGGTTACGGACCTGCTGGATCTGGCCAGGATAGAATCGGGCCATGTGGAACTTAAGAAAGAAAAAATAGACATAGCGTCGTTGGCGGACGAAATAATAGACAGCCGTAGGCCGGAGTATTCAAAAAAGAATATAGTTATTATAAAGCACATGGATCAGAACGCGGGCTTTGTTTATGCGGATAGCGATAAATTGACAGAGGTAATAATAAACATCCTCGATAACGCTATAAAATACTCACCCAATGGTTCTGAAATAACCATCCATCTGCGCGGCAATGCCGACGAAATATATTTTGAAATATCCGACAAAGGCCCCGGTATCACGAAAGAAAATTGTGAAAAGGTATTTGATAAATTCGAACGTATTATTACCGGCAATCAGGAAGGCACAGGCCTCGGTTTGGCCATAGCGAAGGACATAATAAATCTGCACAATGGAAAAATATGGGTGGAGAGCGTGCCGGGCAGCGGCAGTAAATTTATCTTTACTTTACCGAGAGGCAGACAATAA